A genomic window from Carassius auratus strain Wakin chromosome 45, ASM336829v1, whole genome shotgun sequence includes:
- the LOC113062967 gene encoding P-selectin isoform X7, which translates to MGIFYKVVLISLVLNIWRGAEGWSYHSSTNTMNWESARHWCKQHYTDMVAIQNKDEIYHLNSILPKVSGYYWIGIRKINGIWTWVGTNKMLTKEAENWAKNEPNNGRNNEDCVEIYIKRGKDEGKWNDESCLKKKTALCYTASCKDDSCVSGRGECVETINSHKCTCLGGFYGDRCEHVVKCKSEDITAPDHARVQCSHPHKNFSYDSQCEYFCGEGYELKGSRTTRCTSSTEWSNKPPTCELVQCPELTSPQEGQMQCQHPMGRFSYQSTCEFMCKEGHTLRNSSSSTLFCGATGHWNDSQPTCEIVKCKQEDITPPDHARVQCSHPHKNFSYDSQCVYSCEEGYELNGSRTTRCTSSTEWSNKPPTCELVQCPELTKPQEGQMQCQHPMGRFSYQSTCEFMCKEGHTLQNSSSSTLFCGATGRWNDSQPSCEIVKCKQEDITPPDHASVQCSHPHKNFSYDSQCEYFCEEGYELKGSRKTRCTSSTEWSNKPPTCELVQCPELTKPQEGQMQCLHPMGRFSYQSTCEFMCKEGHTLQNSSSSTLFCGATGRWNDSQPTCEIVKCKQEDINAPDHASVQCSHPHKNFSYDSQCVYSCEDGYELKGSRTTRCTSSTEWSNKLPTCELVQCPELTKPQEGQMQCLHPMGRFSYQSTCEFMCKEGHTLQNSSSSTLFCGATGHWNDSQPTCEIVKCKQEDITPPDHARVQCSHPHKNFSYDSQCEYFCEEGYELKGSRKTRCTSSTEWSNKPPTCELVQCPELTKPQEGQMQCLHPMGRFSYQSTCEFMCKEGHTLRNSSSSTLFCGATGHWNDSQPTCEIVKCKQEDITPPDHARVQCSHPHKNFSYDSQCEYFCEEGYELKGSKTTRCTSSTEWSNKPPTCEPVQCPELTKPQEGQMQCLHPMGQFSYQSTCEFMCKEGHTLRNSSSSTLFCGATGHWNDSQPTCEIVKCKSEDITTPDHASVQCSHPHKNFSYDSECEYFCEEGYELKGSRTTRCTSSTEWSNKPPTCELVQCPELTKPQEGQMQCQHPMGRFSYQSTCEFMCKEGHTLQNSSSSTLFCGATGHWNDTQPSCEIIKCKQEDITPPDHASVQCSHPHKNFSYDSQCVYSCEEGYELKGSRTTRCTSSTEWSSKPPTCQIIHCPALDSPVNGEQNCTSCFNYGSKCSLSCFEGFQLQGASEISCTKTAKWSQEPPHCEAMVCPQLHEPINGHINCSSEESTFNTVCIFSCHEGHQLEDHSNEIVMCNYNGSWSGEVAVCQASPDPSASPFEVTEVTLGVGGAVGASILGFVLWILKRLRRKASNFDLNSTSDTEDPPQFYKNSVDSLI; encoded by the exons ATG GGCATCTTCTACAAAGTTGTTCTTATTTCTTTAG TGTTAAACATATGGAGAGGCGCTGAAGGCTGGTCATACCATTCCTCAACAAACACTATGAACTGGGAATCTGCCAGACACTGGTGCAAGCAGCATTACACCGACATGGTAGCCATCCAGAACAAAGATGAAATTTATCACCTCAACAGTATCCTTCCAAAAGTCAGTGGATATTACTGGATTGGCATTCGCAAAATTAATGGCATTTGGACCTGGGTGGGAACTAATAAGATGCTTACCAAGGAAGCTGAGAACTGGGCGAAGAATGAGCCCAATAATGGAAGAAATAATGAAGACTGTGTggaaatatacattaaaagagGGAAAGATGAAGGCAAATGGAATGATGAATCCTGCTTAAAGAAGAAGACTGCACTGTGCTACACAG CATCCTGCAAAGACGACTCCTGTGTCAGTGGCCGAGGAGAGTGTGTTGAAACCATAAACAGCCATAAATGCACATGCCTTGGGGGTTTCTATGGAGACCGATGTGAACATG TTGTAAAATGCAAATCAGAGGACATCACCGCACCAGATCATGCTAGGGTCCAGTGCTCCCATCCTCATAAAAACTTCTCATATGACTCTCAATGCGAATATTTCTGTGGGGAGGGTTATGAACTAAAGGGTTCCAGAACAACAAGATGCACTTCTAGCACAGAGTGGTCAAACAAACCACCAACCTGTGAAC ttgttcaATGTCCAGAGCTGACCAGTCCACAGGAAGGCCAAATGCAATGCCAACATCCCATGGGCCGGTTCAGCTACCAATCCACCTGTGAGTTTATGTGTAAAGAAGGACACACGCTGCGAAACTCCAGCTCTTCCACACTGTTCTGTGGGGCAACGGGACACTGGAATGATTCACAACCCACTTGTGAAA TTGTAAAATGCAAACAAGAGGACATCACCCCACCAGATCATGCTAGGGTCCAGTGCTCCCATCCTCATAAAAACTTCTCATATGACTCTCAATGTGTATATTCCTGTGAGGAGGGTTATGAACTAAATGGTTCCAGAACAACAAGATGCACTTCTAGCACAGAGTGGTCAAACAAACCACCAACATGTGAAC TTGTTCAATGTCCAGAGCTGACCAAACCACAGGAAGGCCAAATGCAATGCCAACATCCCATGGGCCGGTTCAGCTACCAATCCACCTGTGAGTTTATGTGTAAAGAAGGACACACGCTGCAAAACTCCAGCTCTTCCACACTGTTCTGTGGGGCAACGGGACGCTGGAATGATTCACAACCCTCTTGTGAAA TTGTAAAATGCAAACAAGAGGACATCACCCCACCAGATCATGCGAGCGTCCAGTGCTCCCATCCTCATAAAAACTTCTCATATGACTCTCAATGTGAATATTTCTGTGAGGAGGGTTATGAACTAAAGGGTTCCAGAAAGACAAGATGCACTTCTAGCACAGAGTGGTCAAACAAACCACCAACATGTGAAC TTGTTCAATGTCCAGAGCTGACCAAGCCACAGGAAGGCCAAATGCAATGCCTCCATCCCATGGGCCGGTTCAGCTACCAATCCACCTGTGAGTTTATGTGTAAAGAAGGACACACGCTGCAAAACTCCAGCTCTTCCACACTGTTCTGTGGGGCAACGGGACGCTGGAATGATTCACAACCCACTTGTGAAA TTGTAAAATGCAAACAAGAGGACATCAACGCACCAGATCATGCGAGCGTCCAGTGCTCCCATCCTCATAAAAACTTCTCATATGACTCTCAATGTGTATATTCCTGTGAGGATGGTTATGAACTAAAGGGTTCCAGAACAACAAGATGCACTTCTAGCACAGAGTGGTCAAACAAACTACCAACATGTGAAC TTGTTCAATGTCCAGAGCTGACCAAGCCACAGGAAGGCCAAATGCAATGCCTCCATCCCATGGGCCGGTTCAGCTACCAATCCACCTGTGAGTTTATGTGTAAAGAAGGACACACGCTGCAAAACTCCAGCTCTTCCACGCTGTTCTGTGGGGCAACGGGACACTGGAATGATTCACAACCCACTTGTGAAA TTGTAAAATGCAAACAAGAGGACATCACCCCACCAGATCATGCTAGGGTCCAGTGCTCCCATCCTCATAAAAACTTCTCATATGACTCTCAATGTGAATATTTCTGTGAGGAGGGTTATGAACTAAAGGGTTCCAGAAAGACAAGATGCACTTCTAGCACAGAGTGGTCAAACAAACCACCAACATGTGAAC TTGTTCAATGTCCAGAGCTGACCAAGCCACAGGAAGGCCAAATGCAATGCCTCCATCCCATGGGCCGGTTCAGCTACCAATCCACCTGTGAGTTTATGTGTAAAGAAGGACACACGCTGCGAAACTCCAGCTCTTCCACACTGTTCTGTGGGGCAACGGGACACTGGAATGATTCACAACCCACTTGTGAAA TTGTAAAATGCAAACAAGAGGACATCACCCCACCAGATCATGCTAGGGTTCAGTGCTCCCATCCTCATAAAAACTTCTCATATGACTCTCAATGTGAATATTTCTGTGAGGAGGGTTATGAACTAAAGGGTTCCAAAACAACAAGATGCACTTCTAGCACAGAGTGGTCAAACAAACCACCAACATGTGAAC CTGTTCAATGTCCAGAGCTGACCAAACCACAGGAAGGCCAAATGCAATGCCTCCATCCCATGGGCCAGTTCAGCTACCAATCCACCTGTGAGTTTATGTGTAAAGAAGGACACACGCTGCGAAACTCCAGCTCTTCAACACTGTTCTGTGGGGCAACGGGACACTGGAATGATTCACAACCCACTTGTGAAA TTGTAAAATGCAAATCAGAGGACATCACCACACCAGATCATGCGAGCGTCCAGTGCTCCCATCCTCATAAAAACTTCTCATATGACTCTGAATGTGAATATTTCTGTGAGGAGGGTTATGAACTAAAGGGTTCCAGAACAACAAGATGCACTTCTAGCACAGAGTGGTCAAACAAACCACCAACATGTGAAC TTGTTCAATGTCCAGAGCTGACCAAGCCACAGGAAGGCCAAATGCAATGCCAACATCCCATGGGCCGGTTCAGCTACCAATCCACCTGTGAGTTTATGTGTAAAGAAGGACACACGCTGCAAAACTCCAGCTCTTCCACACTGTTCTGTGGGGCAACGGGACACTGGAATGATACACAACCCTCTTGTGAAA TTATAAAATGCAAACAAGAGGACATCACCCCACCAGATCATGCGAGCGTCCAGTGCTCCCATCCTCATAAAAACTTCTCATATGACTCTCAATGTGTATACTCCTGTGAGGAGGGTTATGAACTAAAGGGTTCCAGAACAACAAGATGCACTTCTAGCACAGAGTGGTCAAGCAAACCACCAACCTGTCAAA TTATTCACTGCCCAGCCCTTGACAGTCCTGTCAATGGAGAGCAGAACTGCACCTCCTGCTTTAATTACGGGAGCAAATGCAGCTTGAGTTGTTTTGAAGGATTCCAGCTCCAGGGAGCTTCAGAGATCAGCTGTACAAAAACAGCAAAGTGGAGTCAGGAACCACCTCACTGTGAAG CAATGGTCTGCCCACAACTTCATGAGCCTATTAATGGGCATATAAACTGCTCATCTGAAGAGTCCACCTTTAACACCGTCTGCATCTTCAGCTGTCATGAAGGCCACCAACTCGAAGACCACAGTAACGAGATCGTGATGTGCAACTACAATGGGAGCTGGTCAGGGGAAGTGGCAGTGTGTCAAG CTTCTCCTGATCCCTCTGCATCGCCCTTCGAAGTGACAGAAGTGACTCTTGGGGTTGGAGGTGCTGTCGGCGCCTCCATTCTGGGCTTTGTTCTCTGGATACTGAAGAGACTGAGGAGAAAAG ctAGCAATTTTGACCTAAACAG TACCTCGGATACTGAGGATCCACCACAGTTTTATAAGAACAGTGTTGACAGTCTCATATAG
- the LOC113062967 gene encoding P-selectin isoform X5, whose protein sequence is MGIFYKVVLISLVLNIWRGAEGWSYHSSTNTMNWESARHWCKQHYTDMVAIQNKDEIYHLNSILPKVSGYYWIGIRKINGIWTWVGTNKMLTKEAENWAKNEPNNGRNNEDCVEIYIKRGKDEGKWNDESCLKKKTALCYTASCKDDSCVSGRGECVETINSHKCTCLGGFYGDRCEHVVKCKSEDITAPDHARVQCSHPHKNFSYDSQCEYFCGEGYELKGSRTTRCTSSTEWSNKPPTCELVQCPELTSPQEGQMQCQHPMGRFSYQSTCEFMCKEGHTLRNSSSSTLFCGATGHWNDSQPTCEIVKCKQEDITPPDHARVQCSHPHKNFSYDSQCVYSCEEGYELNGSRTTRCTSSTEWSNKPPTCELVQCPELTKPQEGQMQCLHPMGRFSYQSTCEFMCKEGHTLQNSSSSTLFCGATGRWNDSQPTCEIVKCKQEDINAPDHASVQCSHPHKNFSYDSQCVYSCEDGYELKGSRTTRCTSSTEWSNKLPTCELVQCPELTKPQEGQMQCLHPMGRFSYQSTCEFMCKEGHTLQNSSSSTLFCGATGHWNDSQPTCEIVKCKQEDITPTDHARVQCSHPHKNFSYDSQCVYSCEEGYELKGSSATRCTSSTEWSNKPPTCEPVQCPELTKPQEGQMQCQHPMGQFSYQSTCEFMCKEGHTLRNSSSSTLFCGATGHWNDTQPSCEIVKCKSEDITTPDHASVQCSHPHKNFSYDSQCVYSCEEGYELKGSRKTRCTSSTEWSNKPPTCELVQCPELTSPQEGQMQCQHPMGQFSYQSTCEFMCKEGHTLRNSSSSTLFCGATGRWNDSQPSCEIVKCKQEDITPPDHARVQCSHPHKNFSYDSQCEYFCEEGYELKGSRKTRCTSSTEWSNKPPTCELVQCPELTKPQEGQMQCLHPMGRFSYQSTCEFMCKEGHTLRNSSSSTLFCGATGHWNDSQPTCEIVKCKQEDITPPDHARVQCSHPHKNFSYDSQCEYFCEEGYELKGSKTTRCTSSTEWSNKPPTCEPVQCPELTKPQEGQMQCLHPMGQFSYQSTCEFMCKEGHTLRNSSSSTLFCGATGHWNDSQPTCEIVKCKSEDITTPDHASVQCSHPHKNFSYDSECEYFCEEGYELKGSRTTRCTSSTEWSNKPPTCELVQCPELTKPQEGQMQCQHPMGRFSYQSTCEFMCKEGHTLQNSSSSTLFCGATGHWNDTQPSCEIIKCKQEDITPPDHASVQCSHPHKNFSYDSQCVYSCEEGYELKGSRTTRCTSSTEWSSKPPTCQIIHCPALDSPVNGEQNCTSCFNYGSKCSLSCFEGFQLQGASEISCTKTAKWSQEPPHCEAMVCPQLHEPINGHINCSSEESTFNTVCIFSCHEGHQLEDHSNEIVMCNYNGSWSGEVAVCQASPDPSASPFEVTEVTLGVGGAVGASILGFVLWILKRLRRKASNFDLNSTSDTEDPPQFYKNSVDSLI, encoded by the exons ATG GGCATCTTCTACAAAGTTGTTCTTATTTCTTTAG TGTTAAACATATGGAGAGGCGCTGAAGGCTGGTCATACCATTCCTCAACAAACACTATGAACTGGGAATCTGCCAGACACTGGTGCAAGCAGCATTACACCGACATGGTAGCCATCCAGAACAAAGATGAAATTTATCACCTCAACAGTATCCTTCCAAAAGTCAGTGGATATTACTGGATTGGCATTCGCAAAATTAATGGCATTTGGACCTGGGTGGGAACTAATAAGATGCTTACCAAGGAAGCTGAGAACTGGGCGAAGAATGAGCCCAATAATGGAAGAAATAATGAAGACTGTGTggaaatatacattaaaagagGGAAAGATGAAGGCAAATGGAATGATGAATCCTGCTTAAAGAAGAAGACTGCACTGTGCTACACAG CATCCTGCAAAGACGACTCCTGTGTCAGTGGCCGAGGAGAGTGTGTTGAAACCATAAACAGCCATAAATGCACATGCCTTGGGGGTTTCTATGGAGACCGATGTGAACATG TTGTAAAATGCAAATCAGAGGACATCACCGCACCAGATCATGCTAGGGTCCAGTGCTCCCATCCTCATAAAAACTTCTCATATGACTCTCAATGCGAATATTTCTGTGGGGAGGGTTATGAACTAAAGGGTTCCAGAACAACAAGATGCACTTCTAGCACAGAGTGGTCAAACAAACCACCAACCTGTGAAC ttgttcaATGTCCAGAGCTGACCAGTCCACAGGAAGGCCAAATGCAATGCCAACATCCCATGGGCCGGTTCAGCTACCAATCCACCTGTGAGTTTATGTGTAAAGAAGGACACACGCTGCGAAACTCCAGCTCTTCCACACTGTTCTGTGGGGCAACGGGACACTGGAATGATTCACAACCCACTTGTGAAA TTGTAAAATGCAAACAAGAGGACATCACCCCACCAGATCATGCTAGGGTCCAGTGCTCCCATCCTCATAAAAACTTCTCATATGACTCTCAATGTGTATATTCCTGTGAGGAGGGTTATGAACTAAATGGTTCCAGAACAACAAGATGCACTTCTAGCACAGAGTGGTCAAACAAACCACCAACATGTGAAC TTGTTCAATGTCCAGAGCTGACCAAGCCACAGGAAGGCCAAATGCAATGCCTCCATCCCATGGGCCGGTTCAGCTACCAATCCACCTGTGAGTTTATGTGTAAAGAAGGACACACGCTGCAAAACTCCAGCTCTTCCACACTGTTCTGTGGGGCAACGGGACGCTGGAATGATTCACAACCCACTTGTGAAA TTGTAAAATGCAAACAAGAGGACATCAACGCACCAGATCATGCGAGCGTCCAGTGCTCCCATCCTCATAAAAACTTCTCATATGACTCTCAATGTGTATATTCCTGTGAGGATGGTTATGAACTAAAGGGTTCCAGAACAACAAGATGCACTTCTAGCACAGAGTGGTCAAACAAACTACCAACATGTGAAC TTGTTCAATGTCCAGAGCTGACCAAGCCACAGGAAGGCCAAATGCAATGCCTCCATCCCATGGGCCGGTTCAGCTACCAATCCACCTGTGAGTTTATGTGTAAAGAAGGACACACGCTGCAAAACTCCAGCTCTTCCACGCTGTTCTGTGGGGCAACGGGACACTGGAATGATTCACAACCCACTTGTGAAA TTGTAAAATGCAAACAAGAGGACATCACCCCAACAGATCATGCTAGGGTTCAGTGCTCCCATCCTCATAAAAACTTCTCATATGACTCTCAATGTGTATATTCCTGTGAGGAGGGTTATGAACTAAAGGGTTCCAGTGCAACAAGATGCACTTCTAGCACAGAGTGGTCAAACAAACCACCAACATGTGAAC CTGTTCAATGTCCAGAGCTGACCAAGCCACAGGAAGGCCAAATGCAATGCCAACATCCCATGGGCCAGTTCAGCTACCAATCCACCTGTGAGTTTATGTGTAAAGAAGGACACACGCTGCGAAACTCCAGCTCTTCAACACTGTTCTGTGGGGCAACGGGACACTGGAATGATACACAACCCTCTTGTGAAA TTGTAAAATGCAAATCAGAGGACATCACCACACCAGATCATGCGAGCGTCCAGTGCTCCCATCCTCATAAAAACTTCTCATATGACTCTCAATGTGTATATTCCTGTGAGGAGGGTTATGAACTAAAGGGTTCCAGAAAGACAAGATGCACTTCTAGCACAGAGTGGTCAAACAAACCACCAACATGTGAAC TTGTTCAATGTCCAGAGCTGACCAGTCCACAGGAAGGCCAAATGCAATGCCAACATCCCATGGGCCAGTTCAGCTACCAATCCACCTGTGAGTTTATGTGTAAAGAAGGACACACGCTGCGAAACTCCAGCTCTTCCACACTGTTCTGTGGGGCAACGGGACGCTGGAATGATTCACAACCCTCTTGTGAAA TTGTAAAATGCAAACAAGAGGACATCACCCCACCAGATCATGCTAGGGTCCAGTGCTCCCATCCTCATAAAAACTTCTCATATGACTCTCAATGTGAATATTTCTGTGAGGAGGGTTATGAACTAAAGGGTTCCAGAAAGACAAGATGCACTTCTAGCACAGAGTGGTCAAACAAACCACCAACATGTGAAC TTGTTCAATGTCCAGAGCTGACCAAGCCACAGGAAGGCCAAATGCAATGCCTCCATCCCATGGGCCGGTTCAGCTACCAATCCACCTGTGAGTTTATGTGTAAAGAAGGACACACGCTGCGAAACTCCAGCTCTTCCACACTGTTCTGTGGGGCAACGGGACACTGGAATGATTCACAACCCACTTGTGAAA TTGTAAAATGCAAACAAGAGGACATCACCCCACCAGATCATGCTAGGGTTCAGTGCTCCCATCCTCATAAAAACTTCTCATATGACTCTCAATGTGAATATTTCTGTGAGGAGGGTTATGAACTAAAGGGTTCCAAAACAACAAGATGCACTTCTAGCACAGAGTGGTCAAACAAACCACCAACATGTGAAC CTGTTCAATGTCCAGAGCTGACCAAACCACAGGAAGGCCAAATGCAATGCCTCCATCCCATGGGCCAGTTCAGCTACCAATCCACCTGTGAGTTTATGTGTAAAGAAGGACACACGCTGCGAAACTCCAGCTCTTCAACACTGTTCTGTGGGGCAACGGGACACTGGAATGATTCACAACCCACTTGTGAAA TTGTAAAATGCAAATCAGAGGACATCACCACACCAGATCATGCGAGCGTCCAGTGCTCCCATCCTCATAAAAACTTCTCATATGACTCTGAATGTGAATATTTCTGTGAGGAGGGTTATGAACTAAAGGGTTCCAGAACAACAAGATGCACTTCTAGCACAGAGTGGTCAAACAAACCACCAACATGTGAAC TTGTTCAATGTCCAGAGCTGACCAAGCCACAGGAAGGCCAAATGCAATGCCAACATCCCATGGGCCGGTTCAGCTACCAATCCACCTGTGAGTTTATGTGTAAAGAAGGACACACGCTGCAAAACTCCAGCTCTTCCACACTGTTCTGTGGGGCAACGGGACACTGGAATGATACACAACCCTCTTGTGAAA TTATAAAATGCAAACAAGAGGACATCACCCCACCAGATCATGCGAGCGTCCAGTGCTCCCATCCTCATAAAAACTTCTCATATGACTCTCAATGTGTATACTCCTGTGAGGAGGGTTATGAACTAAAGGGTTCCAGAACAACAAGATGCACTTCTAGCACAGAGTGGTCAAGCAAACCACCAACCTGTCAAA TTATTCACTGCCCAGCCCTTGACAGTCCTGTCAATGGAGAGCAGAACTGCACCTCCTGCTTTAATTACGGGAGCAAATGCAGCTTGAGTTGTTTTGAAGGATTCCAGCTCCAGGGAGCTTCAGAGATCAGCTGTACAAAAACAGCAAAGTGGAGTCAGGAACCACCTCACTGTGAAG CAATGGTCTGCCCACAACTTCATGAGCCTATTAATGGGCATATAAACTGCTCATCTGAAGAGTCCACCTTTAACACCGTCTGCATCTTCAGCTGTCATGAAGGCCACCAACTCGAAGACCACAGTAACGAGATCGTGATGTGCAACTACAATGGGAGCTGGTCAGGGGAAGTGGCAGTGTGTCAAG CTTCTCCTGATCCCTCTGCATCGCCCTTCGAAGTGACAGAAGTGACTCTTGGGGTTGGAGGTGCTGTCGGCGCCTCCATTCTGGGCTTTGTTCTCTGGATACTGAAGAGACTGAGGAGAAAAG ctAGCAATTTTGACCTAAACAG TACCTCGGATACTGAGGATCCACCACAGTTTTATAAGAACAGTGTTGACAGTCTCATATAG